The following proteins are encoded in a genomic region of Mustela erminea isolate mMusErm1 chromosome 3, mMusErm1.Pri, whole genome shotgun sequence:
- the HSPB3 gene encoding heat shock protein beta-3, which yields MAKIILRHLIETPVRYQEEFEARGLEDCRLDHALYALPGPTTVDLRKAREAQLPPVDSEAKMPAQEGKSRFQILLDVVQFLPEDIIIQTFEGWLLIKAQHGTRMDEHGFISRSFTRQYKLPDGIETKDLSAVLCHDGILVVEVKEPAGTQ from the coding sequence ATGGCAAAAATCATCCTGAGGCACCTCATTGAGACGCCAGTGCGCTACCAGGAGGAGTTTGAAGCTCGAGGCTTGGAAGACTGCAGGCTGGACCACGCTTTGTATGCACTGCCGGGGCCAACTACTGTGGACCTGAGAAAAGCCAGGGAGGCCCAGCTTCCTCCGGTGGACTCAGAGGCCAAGATGCCGGCCCAAGAAGGCAAATCCCGCTTCCAGATCCTGCTGGACGTGGTCCAGTTCCTCCCCGAAGATATCATCATTCAGACCTTCGAAGGCTGGCTGCTGATCAAGGCTCAGCACGGAACCAGAATGGATGAGCATGGTTTTATCTCAAGAAGTTTCACCCGACAGTATAAACTGCCAGATGGCATCGAAACCAAAGATTTGTCGGCCGTCCTCTGTCACGATGGAATTCTGGTGGTGGAAGTAAAGGAGCCAGCTGGGACTCAGTGA